One Mugil cephalus isolate CIBA_MC_2020 chromosome 22, CIBA_Mcephalus_1.1, whole genome shotgun sequence genomic window carries:
- the LOC125000444 gene encoding microsomal glutathione S-transferase 1-like isoform X1, translated as MFCNPDCSTSGGSRLDVICAGKMDQLKENEVFLAFATYTTIVVAKMMLMGPLTAYYRLTRGSFSNEEDVSRKSAEEKKRLLKPHPDVERVKRCHQNDLENIIPFAVVGMLYALTGPELSAALLHFRIFACSRVFHTIAYIGVLPQPSRGLSWILGMLVTYSMAYKVLSAVLFL; from the exons ATGTTTTGTAATCCAGACTGCTCTACCTCTGGAGGATCACGTCTGGACGTAATTTGTGCTG GAAAGATGGATCAGCTGAAGGAAAATGAGGTCTTTTTGGCTTTTGCCACTTATACTACTATTGTTGTTGCGAAGATGATGCTGATGGGGCCACTAACTGCATATTACCGTCTGACCAGAGGG TCTTTCTCCAATGAAGAAGATGTATCCAGAAAGTcggcagaggagaagaaaaggctCTTGAAACCACATCCGGATGTGGAACGAGTGAAAAG GTGTCACCAGAATGACCTGGAGAATATTATTCCCTTTGCGGTGGTCGGCATGCTTTACGCGCTGACTGGGCCTGAGCTTTCAGCTGCTCTGCTTCACTTCCGTATCTTTGCTTGTTCTCGGGTTTTCCACACGATTGCCTATATTGGTGTTCTTCCCCAGCCCAGCAGGGGTCTGTCGTGGATACTGGGCATGCTGGTTACATACTCCATGGCTTACAAGGTGCTTAGCGCAGTTCTCTTCCTCTGA
- the LOC125000444 gene encoding microsomal glutathione S-transferase 1-like isoform X2, with protein MDQLKENEVFLAFATYTTIVVAKMMLMGPLTAYYRLTRGSFSNEEDVSRKSAEEKKRLLKPHPDVERVKRCHQNDLENIIPFAVVGMLYALTGPELSAALLHFRIFACSRVFHTIAYIGVLPQPSRGLSWILGMLVTYSMAYKVLSAVLFL; from the exons ATGGATCAGCTGAAGGAAAATGAGGTCTTTTTGGCTTTTGCCACTTATACTACTATTGTTGTTGCGAAGATGATGCTGATGGGGCCACTAACTGCATATTACCGTCTGACCAGAGGG TCTTTCTCCAATGAAGAAGATGTATCCAGAAAGTcggcagaggagaagaaaaggctCTTGAAACCACATCCGGATGTGGAACGAGTGAAAAG GTGTCACCAGAATGACCTGGAGAATATTATTCCCTTTGCGGTGGTCGGCATGCTTTACGCGCTGACTGGGCCTGAGCTTTCAGCTGCTCTGCTTCACTTCCGTATCTTTGCTTGTTCTCGGGTTTTCCACACGATTGCCTATATTGGTGTTCTTCCCCAGCCCAGCAGGGGTCTGTCGTGGATACTGGGCATGCTGGTTACATACTCCATGGCTTACAAGGTGCTTAGCGCAGTTCTCTTCCTCTGA